The genomic segment TATAACAAGTAAGGCGGTTATTTATAATTATCATGAATCTGTAGTTTCGTTTCTAGAAGCGGTAATTGCTAGAGGAGACAGAAGAATTTGTGATGTTATAATTAAGGCATTTGAAAAGGGTGCGAAATTTGATGGTTGGTCTGAGTATTTTAATTTTGAAATATGGAAAGAAGCAATGGATGAATGTGGCGTTTTAGGAGAATTTTATGCTTATCGCGAAAGAAGTTATGATGAAATACTTCCTTGGGATTTTATAGATATTGGTGTTAATAAAGAGTATCTAATACTCGAAAATGAAAAAGCAAAAAAAGTAGAATTAACTCAAAATTGCATGTTAGGCTGCACGGAATGCGGCGTTAATGTTAATTTTAAAGAAGGGACGTGTTTCAACGGTGCGTTATTTAATTAAGTATACTAAAGGCAGTGAAATTAAATTTGTTGCTCATTTAGATTTAATGAGAACCCTCCAAAAAATTATTAAAAGGTCAGTTCTTCCAATAGAATATTCAAAAGGCTTTAATCCTCACATGGCGGTATCTATTGCACAACCATTGTCTGTAGGGGTACATTCTGAGGGGGAATACATGGATGTAGTGTTAAACAGTGAGTTAGAAGAAAAATATATTATGGATAAAATGAATGAAAATACGCCACGTGGAATTGAAATTTTAGATGTGGTAAAAGTTATTCCAGTTGAGGGAAAAAAGAAAGCTCAAGCTATGGCGATTATTGATGCTGCTAAATATACAATTAAACTAAAATGCACGGGTGGAGAGGATGCACTAAAAACATTGCAGAGTATTTGTAGTGCAGGCGAATGGAACATCGTTAAGATGAGTAAAAGCGGAGAAAAAATGATTAATATAAAACCATTAGTGCATAAATTTGAATATGAAGTAGATAGCTCAGTAATTTGTATTTCAGCACTTATTGCTTGTGGAAGTCGTGCTAATTTATCAGCTCGGTTATTAGCAGACTATTTGAAGGAAAATATAGAGTCTATTAATAAAGAAGCTTTTGTTGATATAGAGCGGGAAGAAATGTATGCATATAAAGATGATAAATTAGTCACTCTTAGCGAGCTTTTCAAAAATTAGTAAAATAGGAGTGGATTAAAGTGAAAGAAATATATATTGAAAGGCAAGAAGAATTTTTAAGAATAGCTATAAAGGAAAATAACAAATTAAAGGAATGCTTCATAGAAGAAGAGGATAGTGGCCCTATTCCAGGAGAAATATATCAGGGAGTCGTAAAAAATATTGTTCCAGCAATTAAATGTGCTTTTATAGATATTGGGAAGGGCAAAGACTGCTATATGTATCTTGATGAAAAGTTTAAGAATACCAAGATAAAAAAAGGCGATGAGATTATAGTTGAAGTCTTAAAAGAAGAGATCGATAAAAAGGGAGCTAAAGTTACTAGTGCTTTCGGCATTGCAGGTATTTACTGCGTGCTTGTAAATATGAATAAAGACATAAGCTTTTCTAAAAAAATAAATAATAGAACTTTTGAAACTATGGTGGCAAATCAACTTAACAAGCCAGAGGATATAGGGGTAATGATTAGGACTAATGCCTTTGATGTAGACATTGATACCCTAAACGATGAAGTTCGTGAATTATATGAAATATATAAGGCCGTTATAAACAGAGCGAAGTATTCAAGAAATCCTATTTTGCTATTTAGTGATGCTGGAGCTTTAAACAGAACTCTACGTGATATTTTAGATAAAAACACTTTTAAAATAGTATTGAATAATGAAAGTGATTTTCAGTATACGAAGAAATTTACAGAAAAACGATCGGACATCAATGTAAAAGTTGAATTTCATAGTGAAAGCAGAATGTTACTGGATTATTACGGAATAGAAAAAGAAATACTCAGTCTTCGCAATCATAGGATTCCACTAAAATGTGGAGGAAATATTGTAATTGATAAAACTGAGGCAATGTATGTAATTGATATTAATTCTGGGAAGAATACAAAGAGTCGATCACTTCGAAAAACTGCACAAAGCACCAATATTGAGGCGGCGACAGAAATTGCAAGACAAATTAGACTTCGAAATCTAAGCGGAATCATTATAATAGATTTTATTGATATTGAGGATTTAGAAGTGAGAAAAATTATATTAGACGTTTTAGAAGCAGGATTTGCGGATGATAAAAACAAGACTGTAATTTATCCATTTACTGAGCTAAATTTGGTTCAAATTGCAAGACGGAGGCGCGGAAAGTCTATATACGAGTTTATTGAGGAACCTTGCAAGCATTGCGGTGGGAAGAGTAGCAGGGTTAAGCTAGCCTATATTCAATTTTTAATTAAAAATGAAATTTTTAAGATACATAAGGAACAGGGCATTAAAGATATATATATTGAAATTGACGGAATTTACAAAAAGGATATTATGGAGGATGTTTTAGAATTTGCACGTCAAATAGGAGCGTTAGATAATAAAATTTATGTGAATTTTATTCCCCATTTAGAAAAATTCAAAGTAGAATCGCTAATTTTCGCAAATCAAATAAGAAATTTGCAAACACAGAAGATATATGGGTAAATACACTTTACAAACATTTGGATATATGTTAGAATGTCATTTGTAGACCGCACACGTAAGGTTATAAACATACTTGCTTATTTTACATAAAGGTATGTACCTGGGATGGCGAGACTGGATCAAGGAGGTGTATTTTATGTACGCAGTTTTAGTTACTGGTGGAAAGCAATATAGAGTTCAAGAAGGAGACGTTTTATTCGTTGAAAAATTGGATGCTGAAGTTGAAACAACCATTGAATTAAATGAAATTCTTGCAGTAGGCAAGGAAGAAGGCTTAATAGTTGGAAAACCTGTAGTAGAAGGAGCTAAAGTTGTTGCTAAAGTATTAGCACAAGGAAAAGCTAAGAAAATTATAGTTTTCAAATTTAAGAGAAAGTTAGATTACAGAAAGAAACAAGGACACAGACAAGCATATACTAAAATTCAAATCGAGAAGATAGAAGCTTAGTTATGGTTAAAGTTGAATTTGTTCGAAGAAAAGGTAAAATAGTTTCTTTTAAAATAAAAGGTCATGCTCAGCCTAAAGAAGCAGAATTAGATGTAGATTTAATTTGTGCTGCTATTTCAGCAATTTCTCAAACTACAATTATTGGGATTGAGAAAGTTCTAAAAATTAAGGTGAAGTATGATATAGAGGATGGATTTTTGAATTTAGATTTAAAAGATCAAACCCTAAAAGATATCGAAAGATGTCAAGTTTTACTTGAAACAATGATACTTGGACTTAAAAGTATAGAAATTACTTATGGTGAATATATAAAAGTAGAAACAGAGGAGGTGTAGTACAATGTTAGTTATGAACCTTCAGTTATTTGCTCATAAAAAAGGAGTAGGTAGCTCAAGAAACGGTAGAGATAGTGAATCTAAGAGACTTGGGACTAAACGTGCAGATGGACAATTTGTTCTTTCAGGCAATATTTTAGTAAGACAAAGAGGAACAAAAATCCATCCAGGAAACAATGTTGGAATAGGTGGAGATGACACTCTTTTTGCTAAAATTGATGGAGTTGTAAAATTCGAAAGAATGGGCAAAATGAAGAAAAAAGCAAGTGTTTATCCTGTTGATGTAGAAACGTGTATTGCTGAATAATTTAAGGCACCCTTAAAGGGTGCTTTTTTAAAATTCTCTTTTGGAGGATAGTAATGAGTGATTTAGAAAGTTTTATAAACTTAATTAGAAAACAAAGACATGATTTTATGAATGATCTGCAAGTTATATCTGGATATTTGCAAACGAGGCGACCGAAAGATGCTTTGAAATACATAGATAGGTTATCCAAGGAAAATGAAATTATCAGTGAAATTTATAGATTACAAGATAATGGATTTTCACTATGCCTTGAGAATAATATTAAAAAACTATGGCAAAATGAAGTAAAAGTAGAAATAAACATCGAAATTAGCAATTTTAAAAGTAAAATTTTTGAAATTGGATATAATAAAAAAGGCGATTTACTTAACACTATATTTATGGAACTAGAAGTTACTAATCAGAAATTTGTATATATTTATATATTCGAAGATGAATTAGGTGAAAGTTTACTGATTACTAATAATGAAGCTATGTCTGACGAAATGAGTTGGATGGATGAATGGCAACAAATAGAAACAGAAATAGATGATTTAAGAATTTATAAATGTGTTTTTGATAATAATATAGCTTATAGATTAATATTCAGTACCATAAGTGATGTTATCACCTGCGGCGCTGGGCTAATAAATTAAAATTAAACAAAATAGAAAATGAGCTAAGGTAAGGTGAAATATATGTTTATTGATACAGCCAGGATTTTTGTTAAATCAGGAAATGGTGGCAGTGGAGCCGTTTCGTTTAGAACAGAGAAATATATACCACTGGGTGGACCAGATGGTGGAGACGGTGGAGACGGTGGAGACGTAATATTAGTAGTTGATCCTAGTATGACTACCCTATTAGATTTTTCATATGCAAGAAAATTCGTAGCAAAAAATGGAGTAAACGGTTCTGGTTCTAAGTGTTATGGAAAAGCTGGAGAGGATCTGTATGTTAAAGTTCCAATGGGGACTATTGTGCGTGACATGGAAACAGAAAAAATAATGTATGATTTAGCTCATGATGGTGATAGTTATAGAGTTTGCAAAGCTGGACAAGGCGGAAAAGGTAATGTTAAATTTTGTACACCTACAAGGCAAGCGCCAAACTTTGCTGAACCAGGAATGCCAGGAGAAGAAAGATGGATTAAGCTTGAACTTAAGAGCTTAGCTGATGTTGGATTATTAGGTTTTCCAAATGTAGGCAAGTCAACATTGCTTTCAGTAGTATCAAAAGCAAGACCTAAAATTGCTAATTATCACTTTACAACTTTAAAACCGAATTTAGGAGTAGTAAGTGTTAAGGGTGCACAGAATTTTGTTATTGCTGATATACCAGGAATAATTGAAGGTGCAGCTGAAGGAGTAGGTCTTGGAATAGGTTTTTTAAGACATATTGAAAGAACTAGAATGCTTATTCATGTGGTTGACATTTCAGGAATTGAAGGTAGAGATGCTGTAGAAGACTTTGTAAAAATAAATGAAGAACTTAGAAAATACAGCGTTAAGTTATGGGATAGACCTCAGATAATAGCCGCTAATAAGAGTGATTTGCTGTTTGATGATGAAGTATTTGAAAACTTTAAGAAGAAATTAAATGAACTGGGATATGATGATAGTAAGATATTTAAAATATCTGCAGCTACAAATCAAGGTGTGGATGCACTTATGAAAGAAGCGGCTAGAATGTTAACTACTATCCCAGTTACGGAACTAATAATAAATGATGAAGATAAATTCATAATAGAAGAAAAGAGATTCACCTACACTGTTGAGGTTGATGAAGAAGGAACTTTTGTTGTTGAAGGAAGTTTTGTTGAAAGATTGTTAAGTGCTGTTAATATAAATGAACCGGATTCTCTTAAATATTTCCACAAAGTGTTAAAGAATAAGGGAGTATTTGACGCATTAGTTGCAAAAGGAATTCAAGACGGTGATTTAGTAAGACTACAAAAGTTTGAATTTGAATTCTTATTATAAAAGATAATGAGCGATAATTCTTATCTTATAAGAATGTAACTAGGAGGATATTATGATTACAAGTAAACAAAGAAGTTATTTGAGAACTCTTGCAAATCCATTACAACCTGTATTTCAGGTTGGAAAAGCTGGAATAGAAGAAAATTTTTTAAAACAGATAGAAGACATATTAGAATCTAGAGAGCTTGTTAAAATTAAAATTTTAAACAATAGTGGAATAACTGCTAGAGAAGCATCAGATATAATTTGCACGGCTATAAATGCTGAAGGAATACAAAGTATTGGTAGTAAATGCGTATTGTACAAAAGGTCATTAAAAAAGCCTAAAATTGAATTACCATAAAAGCATGTAATTTTACATGCTTTTTCCTTTATATAAATTAGAAAATGTGTTATTATTTTACAGAAGGTACCTTATTATACTATAAAGAAGGTGTTACAGTGAAAAAGGCTATTTTTGGAGGAACCTTTGATCCAATTCACATAGGGCATGTTCATATTGCCTATGAAGCATTATACAATTTACATTTAGACAAGATTTTATTTATGCCAGCAGGGAATCCACCGAATAAAATTAATAAAAAAATAACAGATGCTCAAATTAGATATGATTTAGTTAAAAAGGCAATAGAGCACGAAAGCCACTTTGAAATAAGCGATTATGAAATTAATAAAAAAGAGAATAGCTATACTTATGAAACACTTGAACTTTTTAGTGAATCGCAAACTAATATAGAGTGGTATTTTTTAATTGGTGGAGACAGCCTAATGGATTTAGATAATTGGAAAAATGTAGATAGAATACTCAAAAGTTGTAAGTTGGTGGTTTATGGTAGAGCAGGATTTACAGTGGAAGAATTGTTAAAGCAGAAAAATCATGTAGAACAAAAGTTCAATGGTAAAGTGATTTTTCTTAATATGCCAATTATAGACATATCTTCAACGAACATTAGAGGTGGTATAAAAAAAGGTAGAAATGTTGATTATCTTCTTCCTAAGGGTGTAGAGGTAATAATTGATAATCTTCAGTTATATAAATAGGGGGATTTAAATGTGGAATGAGAAAGAAATGCTCCATTATTTGAAATTAAGTTTAAAAGAAAGTAGATTAAGACATAGTTTAAACGTTAGTGAAACTGCAGTAACGCTAGCAGTTATTTATGGAGAAAATGTAGAAAAAGCACGAATTGCAGGCTTAA from the Clostridium sp. CM027 genome contains:
- a CDS encoding TIGR03936 family radical SAM-associated protein, which codes for MLILKKGRVSTVRYLIKYTKGSEIKFVAHLDLMRTLQKIIKRSVLPIEYSKGFNPHMAVSIAQPLSVGVHSEGEYMDVVLNSELEEKYIMDKMNENTPRGIEILDVVKVIPVEGKKKAQAMAIIDAAKYTIKLKCTGGEDALKTLQSICSAGEWNIVKMSKSGEKMINIKPLVHKFEYEVDSSVICISALIACGSRANLSARLLADYLKENIESINKEAFVDIEREEMYAYKDDKLVTLSELFKN
- a CDS encoding Rne/Rng family ribonuclease, whose translation is MKEIYIERQEEFLRIAIKENNKLKECFIEEEDSGPIPGEIYQGVVKNIVPAIKCAFIDIGKGKDCYMYLDEKFKNTKIKKGDEIIVEVLKEEIDKKGAKVTSAFGIAGIYCVLVNMNKDISFSKKINNRTFETMVANQLNKPEDIGVMIRTNAFDVDIDTLNDEVRELYEIYKAVINRAKYSRNPILLFSDAGALNRTLRDILDKNTFKIVLNNESDFQYTKKFTEKRSDINVKVEFHSESRMLLDYYGIEKEILSLRNHRIPLKCGGNIVIDKTEAMYVIDINSGKNTKSRSLRKTAQSTNIEAATEIARQIRLRNLSGIIIIDFIDIEDLEVRKIILDVLEAGFADDKNKTVIYPFTELNLVQIARRRRGKSIYEFIEEPCKHCGGKSSRVKLAYIQFLIKNEIFKIHKEQGIKDIYIEIDGIYKKDIMEDVLEFARQIGALDNKIYVNFIPHLEKFKVESLIFANQIRNLQTQKIYG
- the rplU gene encoding 50S ribosomal protein L21 is translated as MYAVLVTGGKQYRVQEGDVLFVEKLDAEVETTIELNEILAVGKEEGLIVGKPVVEGAKVVAKVLAQGKAKKIIVFKFKRKLDYRKKQGHRQAYTKIQIEKIEA
- a CDS encoding ribosomal-processing cysteine protease Prp — encoded protein: MVKVEFVRRKGKIVSFKIKGHAQPKEAELDVDLICAAISAISQTTIIGIEKVLKIKVKYDIEDGFLNLDLKDQTLKDIERCQVLLETMILGLKSIEITYGEYIKVETEEV
- the rpmA gene encoding 50S ribosomal protein L27, whose translation is MLVMNLQLFAHKKGVGSSRNGRDSESKRLGTKRADGQFVLSGNILVRQRGTKIHPGNNVGIGGDDTLFAKIDGVVKFERMGKMKKKASVYPVDVETCIAE
- a CDS encoding Spo0B domain-containing protein, which produces MSDLESFINLIRKQRHDFMNDLQVISGYLQTRRPKDALKYIDRLSKENEIISEIYRLQDNGFSLCLENNIKKLWQNEVKVEINIEISNFKSKIFEIGYNKKGDLLNTIFMELEVTNQKFVYIYIFEDELGESLLITNNEAMSDEMSWMDEWQQIETEIDDLRIYKCVFDNNIAYRLIFSTISDVITCGAGLIN
- the obgE gene encoding GTPase ObgE yields the protein MFIDTARIFVKSGNGGSGAVSFRTEKYIPLGGPDGGDGGDGGDVILVVDPSMTTLLDFSYARKFVAKNGVNGSGSKCYGKAGEDLYVKVPMGTIVRDMETEKIMYDLAHDGDSYRVCKAGQGGKGNVKFCTPTRQAPNFAEPGMPGEERWIKLELKSLADVGLLGFPNVGKSTLLSVVSKARPKIANYHFTTLKPNLGVVSVKGAQNFVIADIPGIIEGAAEGVGLGIGFLRHIERTRMLIHVVDISGIEGRDAVEDFVKINEELRKYSVKLWDRPQIIAANKSDLLFDDEVFENFKKKLNELGYDDSKIFKISAATNQGVDALMKEAARMLTTIPVTELIINDEDKFIIEEKRFTYTVEVDEEGTFVVEGSFVERLLSAVNINEPDSLKYFHKVLKNKGVFDALVAKGIQDGDLVRLQKFEFEFLL
- a CDS encoding YhbY family RNA-binding protein, with translation MITSKQRSYLRTLANPLQPVFQVGKAGIEENFLKQIEDILESRELVKIKILNNSGITAREASDIICTAINAEGIQSIGSKCVLYKRSLKKPKIELP
- the nadD gene encoding nicotinate-nucleotide adenylyltransferase, which translates into the protein MCYYFTEGTLLYYKEGVTVKKAIFGGTFDPIHIGHVHIAYEALYNLHLDKILFMPAGNPPNKINKKITDAQIRYDLVKKAIEHESHFEISDYEINKKENSYTYETLELFSESQTNIEWYFLIGGDSLMDLDNWKNVDRILKSCKLVVYGRAGFTVEELLKQKNHVEQKFNGKVIFLNMPIIDISSTNIRGGIKKGRNVDYLLPKGVEVIIDNLQLYK